In the genome of Ctenopharyngodon idella isolate HZGC_01 chromosome 19, HZGC01, whole genome shotgun sequence, one region contains:
- the tpmt.1 gene encoding probable thiopurine S-methyltransferase: MSAQANRVMALSEWEDRWQEGRTGFHRPQVHNLLENNLDKVLCGRKEVRFFFPLCGKAVDMKWLADMGHTVVGVEISEKGIKQFFAEQNLAYNEEPVSAIPGAKLFKSVDGKISIYQCDLYKFSSAVAGKFGGIWDRGALVAINPCDRQKYATLLISLMNNDCRYLVDTMEYNPELYEGPPFFVSEKDVKNAFGGGCDIELIQSVDGFEERHKSWGLDSLTEKVYLLTLKAQ; this comes from the exons ATGTCTGCCCAGGCGAACCGGGTCATGGCTTTATCCGAGTGGGAGGACAGGTGGCAGGAAGGAAGAACTGGTTTTCACAGACCTCAAGTGCACAA TTTGCTGGAAAACAACTTGGACAAAGTCTTATGTGGACGAAAGGAGGTTCGATTCTTCTTCCCATTATGCGGAAAAGCTGTAGACATGAAATG GCTGGCTGATATGGGTCACACAGTTGTTGGAGTTGAAATTTCCGAAAAAGGAATTAAACAGTTCTTTGCAGAGCAAAATCTTGCTTATAATGAAGAACCAGTATCGGCTATTCCTGGAGCAAAGCTTTTCAAG AGCGTAGATGGAAAGATCTCCATCTATCAGTGTGATTTATACAAGTTCTCCAG TGCTGTTGCAGGAAAGTTCGGAGGGATTTGGGATAGAGGAGCGCTGGTGGCCATAAACCCATGTGACAGGCAGAA GTACGCCACGCTCCTTATTTCTTTAATGAACAATGACTGCAGATATTTGGTGGACACAATGGAATACAATCCTGAGCTGTACGAAG GTCCACCATTTTTTGTATCAGAAAAGGATGTAAAAAATGCGTTTG GAGGGGGCTGCGACATTGAACTGATTCAGTCTGTCGATGGATTTGAGGAAAGACACAAATCATGGGGACTGGATTCACTGACAGAGAAAGTCTACCTTCTCACTCTAAAAGCCCAATGA